The genomic DNA TGAAATAGAATAAAGTTTGTATGAAGTATACCATGGAATTATGCTATAAGACattattatagtatattatGATATTATCAAGTTAGCTGTTAGCACAATCTATTATCAAGTTATCTACCCATCTGGTCTTAACAAAGCCTGCGAAAGGAGAACTAAGCTCAAACATTCACGAGAAACTGAAGGCAGACTATGATCAAGTTGCTGAAGATGTCAAAGAACTTGCTTCGTCTCCTGTGTATTAGGATTACATAAGGACTTACTACGGCCTCATGTTTCGTTGTGGACTCCAGTTACTTCCACGAGAAAAAGTCTTTCTAAACGGTAATGTAAACCGAATCAGTCTTTTATTCTTACATTGTCAAGACTGAATTTGTCCAGTGTGTATCCCAAACCATGTTATTTACATCATTGCAACTATTTCAAAAAGCCTGGGTTTTCACAGTAAAGTAAGCAACTGTTACAGCAACTATTTTAGACGACTGTAGGCAAAAATGCCAACGCAGCCAATGGCCAAACCAAGAAGAATAGTTACAGTAGAAGATCCGAGGTTTTGTGTTGTGCTGTTTGTTCTGTTGCTGTCGAGTCTCTCTATGCGAGTCCTTTCTCCAACATACTCCCGAAGAAGATTGCTCAGGGTGTCCATTTGATGCATTATCTGACGCTGTCCACGAGCAACAAGTACGACCTGTTCCAAATGACGAAAAGTCAATAAAATCatgaagaaaaaatgaatatttcgCAAATCGTGAGCTAAGATCTCTATATCTCTAACTTATTATTCATGGATAGACCCTTCCATTGTCTCAGTCGAGTCTAAAGCTCTCTCTGATGCTCTGTTGTTGTCTATTGGAGTATAGCAATTAATAGAGAGCTGACTGTATGTAATTCTGATTATGGAGAGTTTGTAAACATACCTCTTCCATCAGAGGAGATTCCCTTACGAGCTGAGATGCGGATGAGGACAGCGGTAAGACAGACCCATTACCGTCTTCAATCGGTAAAGCCAAGTTATGTTGACTACCTGAAGCCGCTATCCTGTTCGGGATCTTGGAATTCAACTCTTCAATGCGGGATGTGAATTCATCCATCCTCTCGTTCAGTGTTGATATCTGGTCCGAAAGCTGAGTGATAAAACCCTATAGAACACCGTATGTTCAGTGATTTAATGGTAAGCCAACTATCAATTTGCAACAACAGAACCAAAGATTTTGAATGATCTCAGGAAACAATAACAGAGAGACCGCTTTACCTGATTTGGAAGAGTGGCCGGTGAAGCAGGGGCTCTGGCATCTAACATTCTGTTGTTAACAGCAAGTCTTGTCAAGTTAGGCAAGACTTTGTGTCTTGGGTTTGTGTAAGACTTTGATACACCGCTGTTAAAACGTGCATCACTACACAAGTCAGAGGATTCCCTGACCATATGGTGTCTTTATTCTTAGATTCTGTCTTTATCCCAACTTTAGCCAATCAAGGAGAAGAGATTAGAAGATACCCGTGGAGATACTTCAGTCTACTATCAACAGAAGCTCTTGAGAGGGCTTCTTTAGGGCTAGAAACTGTATCATCATCTAAGCTAAGTTTTGTCTTCAAGTCATCTGGTAAAGCCTGAAAACATGACCAGGGAAACCGGACATATAAACCATCATGACATATAATCAACTGGATCTGTGTGCGATAAACACAACACATACCAAAACATCATTTACAAGCCTCTCCAGCTGTATCTGTTCAATATATGTATGTGGAACATATGAACCTTCCAATCCAAGTTGGTCTGCCACATTTTTGACGAAGGACCGGTCTTTACCTTGTACCTTCATAAACGAGTTGATAAAAATTGTCAACTTATCACCCCAAACAGAGTGTAAACTTTTATGGAGAGCAAGAGAAGTAAATATTACCTGAACATATGTCCGATTCAGTTGCTCCAACCAATCAGTTTTCACAATTACCTTGTCATCATCAAAGATAtgactttttcttttcaagattgTTGCAATGGTATAGCCCAGTGCCATTAATCCTCCGAGAAGACGAACGCTGACTTCAAAAGTTATTCTGGGTGATATGATAAATGGACGATCTGTAACCCACTCCTGAAAACAATACATAGAACGGTAAATGTAATCATTCATCAATTCAACACGCAACACCCATTCGTTCAGCTTACATATGACACTAAACTCTGCCCATGAGTTCCTAAAATGTGTTTATACAGAAGAAACAGGTATTGGCCAAACCTCAAACATGAGATTGTATTTTCCATCCCGGTTCCTCATTCTAAGGTATGATTGGCATGCTTCAGGATCCTCGCCTGGTGGTAGCAGATATATGTCATAAGTTTCCTCAGTACGTTCCTTAAAATCTTTAGACAGAGCTGCCTTCATTTGTTCAGGTGTTACATCCTTCGTTGACTACAATAAGATAACAAAACTCACTCAACACCGGGAAGGTATCGCTGTTACAATACAGCTAGTCACAGATTATATGAAACGCCAACATACTCCACTTTGAACAATATTAATTCTGTAacctttaaaatatatgttggGTTCTGAAAGCCACTGAAGGGGTTAAATTTGTTAAGGATCTTAATCTGAGCCGTCTTCAGATCAGGTTCAATAAACGCCTTGTACATAGGATAAACCTGGTTGGAGAAAAAGACATAAGCAAACTTTTACTGTcttaaaactcaaaataaaCAGTATAATTCATCATTCATGTTCTATTCATATTTGAAGCGACTTTAAACAGCAGGCATGACAGCAAGGGTGATAAATCAGagcttaaaaataaaagatagcAAAGATTAGCGTGAAAACCGTCTCAGATATCTGATGTATGATTTCTTCAGGTTCCTGGCCAGCACGTTGAATGTCCCGCAAAACACGCTTGACAAGATCAAAATGCACTCCACCAGTGACAGAGACACGAAGATCTAGCAAAGGCCGTAGCTTCTCACTCAAAGCGTATATGCCTTCAAGAATAACAATGCGAGAGCTAGGGACCTCAAGTGTTCTATACAAATCACGAAAGAAACTGATAAGCCATTGCAGATGAGTAGCTCTGATCAactaacatataaatcaattgtTCCCCTAAAATATGTGAAGGAATCTGTATAACAAGGGAAACTATTAACGTTTAAATGAAAACAATGAAATAAGTATAATCACTTTGTCCATCaggcatcatcatcataacaTGTCGTATGTCCACAATTTTTCAACGGTAGTATATGCACCAACGAGGAAGATCGGTACCTGTAACCAATTCGGGAACTTGACTTGAAGTCATATATTGGAACCTGAACAGGTTTGCCATCCCTTAGGCCATGTATATTGTCAAGAAGTGTATCATAGTCAGTCAACCGTGGGTCTGCAACCAGAATCGCAAAACATTTTTCAGATTCtatacataagaaaaaatgaCTGAATCAAGCCTAAGGGTGTAACATAGAGAGGTGGTGCATACCATCAAAGTTTCCATCGATCACACGAGAACCATCATTATAGTTGTCCATGTTTATGATAGCAATACTAGGCATGAAATTGAGAATTTTCTCAGTGAAAATGGTTTTGCCAGCTCCAGAAGGACCAGCTAACCCAACCAAAATGAGTCCATCGTTCTTCTGAGCCAATAATTGGCAAGCACGAATAACAGCGTAGAAACCTTTTTCAAAAGACAATGGATCCTCAATTGGAACAATCTCATATCTTCCAGAgtcctttcttttgataagcTGAACCTGATCCCGCAGCAAACCATGCCGTCGGCGAGGTGACAGAGCAACAGAAGTATCGAGCGCCATTTCCTCCCCAAAAGTTgcaatgaagaagagaatctgGAAGCTACGAATTGCAGACAAAGACAAGATTTTTACATAACAATAAAACACGAGCAGACATTTCAATCAATTTAACAGACGCTTGGGGAAAAATCATAGACATGCGTGATAAAAGAAACTCCAAAAATGCAAAATCTTGAGCTTCAACATGAATTCAAGAGCCACTTGGTTCATGCGATCAACAAGACAAGCGAATCAAACCAAGACTCTCAGTAGATAACATCTCGAATCTGATCGTAAGCAAAGGAATCAAAGTTTTTGAGCTTCAACATGACTTCAAGAACACTTGGTTCATGCGATCAACAAGAAAAGCGAATCGAACAAAGACTCTCAGCAGATAAAGAATCTGATCGTAAACAAAGGAATCGAAGAGCAATCAAAGTTTCAGTTTTCACATACCGGAAGAAGAGTCAAATCAGGGATTAAACGTCGCCGGAGATTATTTCCGAATTCTCCGGAACCCAGAAGCACGACAACAAGAATATAGTTGGAGATATTTTTCGAAGCAGTCAATGAGAGAGAGTAAGAAAGATGATGGAAACAACAAGACGGAAGTTTATAGACAAACTAGCGATGCTGACGCCCAGAAGAAATCACTAAGACTAGAGAGATCAAACAGTAAAACCATACCAGATTCATTCGAACATTTATCATTAAATTTAAACCGGTTTTTGGCGGAATAAAACCAAATTGTTCGGTTCATATTACTCTGGTTCAAGATGAACCGAAATTGGATTCAATTTGAGCTGTTAGTCCACGTAACGACTTTGACCGTCACACGTCACACACGGTGAAGCAGTGACGACGTGGAAGAAACTGTACCCTTCTCaatcctctttctttctttcttcttcttcttcactttctttttttcttttcttccactggatcttttctcttctcttctcaggtgagagagagagacaatggcgaagctacttcttcttcacgcACCTCATGTAGTTCCTAGATTTAGCAGCGGTACTATGTCACTTATCTCCGCGTCGGCTTTATGCAGAAGACCTCTCCTCGTGAATCCCCAATTCTCACATACCGGACCTCGTCTTCGTTCTCCGTACTATCGGAGATTCTCGACTCGTTCCTTCGACGATTCACCTGCTTCTTCCTCGgcggagatggagatggagaaagGGAAGCAGGAACAGCTACGGGATGGAGTTCCACGGGACAGAGATGAGGACTATCCGACCGGAGAAACGGAGTATGTGGATAGGAACGCCTGGGAGAGTTTTGTTGTGAAGCTGCGGATGCTATTTGCGTTTCCATGGCAGCGTGTTCGCAAGGGTAGCGTCTTGACCATGACATTGCGCGGCCAGGTTTCTCTATTCGCTTCGTCGTCTCTTCTCATTCTTGTCGTTCTTAGACGCTGTGGTATTAGTAAGAGGACTGTTAATTTTAGGTTTCCGGTAGCAATGTTAGTGAACTTAGCTGACTTCGAAGGCTACATAGTATTAAATTTTGCATTGATGTGATCTCCTTTGGGAGTTAGAACTCCTTATTGGCCTATTGGGATCTTGTTATATTCCAGTTAGGTTgaaattgaattttgttttctctatgtTCAGATCTCTGATCAGCTAAAGAGTCGTTTCAATTCTGGCCTCTCTCTGCCGCAACTCTCAGAAAATTTCTTGAAAGCGGCATATGATCCTCGTATTGCTGGAGTCTACCTTCACATTGAGCCTTTGAGTTGTGGGTGGGGTAAGGTTGAAGAAATTCGAAGGCATAtattggattttaaaaaatcaggtAACTCCTGAATCTGTATTATCTGTCAAGTATCAGATTTTTCACTTTCCGATTGAGTTCTTTGAGCTAATCAAGCACATCTTTACTAGGTAAATTCATTGTTGGATATATAAACATATGTGGATTAAAGGAATTCTATCTTGGCTGTGCATGCAACGAGCTCTATGCCCCGCCTAGTGCCTATTCCTTTCTGTATGGTTTGACTGTTCAAGCATCTTTTCTTGGAGGTAAGGgattgtttcttctttggttcAATATATCACTTAAGTCATTAAAAGTCTTTTCTATATTCTATATCGTACAGAAACTATGCGCACTCATACTGTGTGCGGACAATCCTTCATTTATTGAGAAAGCTGTTGTTGAATCATTGCTTGGCGCATTTATCGTGAACtgcttaattttcttatatataggTGTCTTCGAGAAAGTGGGGATTCAACCTCAAGTACAAAGGATTGGCAAATACAAAAGTGCTGGAGATCAGCTCTCTCGCAAAAATATATCTGAGGAAAATTATGAGATGCTAAGCGTGCTACTAGATAACATTTATGCAAATTGGCTGGATGGTGTTTCTGACTCAACAGGTGCTAGAATTGTTTCAAAATGTTGTCAGAGTTGTAACATCTAATTTTTTCTGAATGGCTTCTGCTTAGAACTATGCAGGAAAAAAGCGAGAAGATGTTGAAAGTTTCATCAATCAAGGAGTTTACGAAATTGAAAAGCTAAAGGAAGAGGGGCTGATAAAGGATATCCGGTATGATGATGAGGTAATAACATGTCCATAGTAAAGATGGAATTCAGTACCTTCCACCTGATCCCAGAAGCCAGAAGTGATGATCCTTGTTGTTTGTCCTTTATTAGTGAACTTGTCTTCTTGGATCCTCTCAGATTATTGGGGTGGACAATAGTCATTAAGTATCCCTTATATAGCTATACAAAACAGAATTAGATACCAGCCCCCTACTNAAGTATATCTGAGGAAAATTATGAGATGCTGAGCGTGCTACTTGATAACATTTATGCAAATTGGCTGGATGGTGTTTCTGACTCAACAGGTGCTAGAATTGTTTCACAATGTTGTTAGAGTTGTAACATCTTATTTTTTCTGAATGGCTTCTGCTTAGAACTATGCAGGAAAAAAGCGAGAAGATGTTGAAAGTTTCATCAATCAAGGAGTTTACGAAATTGAAAAGCTAAAGGAAGAGGGGCTGATAAAGGACATCCGGTATGATGATGAGGTAATACCATGCTCATAGTAAAGATGGAATTCAGTACCTTCCACTTGATCCCAGAAGCCAGAAGTGGTGATCATTGTTGTTTTTCCTTTATTCGTAAACTTTTCTTCTTGGATCTTTTGGTCTTCTCAGATTATTGGGATGGACAATAGTCATAAAGAATCCCTTATATAGCTATACAAAACAGAGTTAGATACCATCCCCCTACTTTTTTTATCTATATCATTCACTTTTAATGCTCCTGCAGGTTATATCGATGCTGAAAGAGAGGCTTGGAGTcgaaaaagacaaaaagcttCCTACTGTTGATTACAAGTAATTTACTCTTACTATATGGAATCTTCAAACAGAGGCTTGCTGAATCTAGAGCGATTATCTTTGCATGTACACTTGACTCAAGCCTTTTACTAATGGAGTAATGAGTAATGTATACATAATGGGTCTTAGGTGGTAAATGCATAGTTAGGTAGAGTTAAAGTTAGTTTTGATATGGAGAAATGAATACCTGGTGGCGAACCGACTCGAGATTGTAATTCAACAAAATGTAGATCAGATGtgtcttcttttttggttctcAGTTTGGGATAATTAGATGTATGTGAATTAGTAAGTAAATGGAGGTATGCATACTTAGTTGACTTCAAATTTCGGTTTCTTAATTTACTTGTATGTAATATTtgcaagaaatatttttttgatatcgCTTTACAGTTCCCTGTTTGCCTCATgcaattttatcaattttacaGGCTAGTAACATGCAGATATTCTCGATTGAATTACTTTATACAGGAAATACTCAGGTGTTAGGAAGTGGACTCTTGGTCTAAGTGGCGGTCGAGACCAAATAGCTATTATTAGAGCAGGGGGGAGCATTTCTCGGGTTAAGGGTCCGCTAAGCACTCCTGGTTCAGCTATCATAGCAGAACAACTAATTGAGAAGATCCGCAGTGTAAGAGGTGGGTCTGTTATTATTTTTACGTTTCCATCTACATTTGTGCTGTTGTGTTCTTCAACAGCAGCTCAGCACTTTCTATTTCCTCTTTCTTTTGAAGAGTCCAAAAAATATAAGGCTGCCATCATCCGAATTGATAGTCCAGGAGGCGATGCTCTCGCTTCTGATTTGTAAGTAGTTTTATTAGTTGTCAATGTTGTATAATTATACCTACAATATGCTCGTTTGATTTAACATTTCATGGATGATTTGGTTTCACCTTCTAACATGATGAACCAGACTCattactttaattttatatttcgtcAATGGAAGTTAGAAGTTGAAGTGCTATCTTTTGAATCAAAGAGAATGGATTAAGAATGCTATATGAACCATCTAGTAACTTGCAAATATCATATCTATCAAGCCTGGAGGTCATGTggagatttgaatttaaatagCTTTGGAAATTCTTCTAGGCTATATTATAATACTTCGTAACTCGTAATGGTATACAGAATGTGGAGGGAGATCAAACTACTGGCTGAAACAAAACCTGTCATCGCGTCAATGTCAGATGTGGCAGCAAGTGGAGGCTACTACATGGCAATGGCGGCAAACACCATTGTTGCTGAAAATTTGACATTAACTGGCTCAATTGGAGTTGTCACAGgttatctttcttttatcaaCTGGCCAAAGAGAACGTTGTGTGCTCTGAATCTTTGTACAACTATCTCTTTTACCAACGCTCGCCATTGTTCTTGTTGTCGCAGCAAGATTTACCTTGGCCAAATTGTACGAAAAGATTGGATTCAACAAGGAAACTATATCTAGAGGAAAATATGCTGAGCTTCTGGGGGCTGAGGAAAGACCTTTTAAGTAAGTGACCTCGCTCTGTTTATTACAATGGTTTGTTACCTAGTTAGGCTCTAACCGTCTAAGACTTCTTTTTTGCACCCAGTTGATGCCACtttgttttttatctttttgtcaaTTTCGATCCTCGAAACTGCTCTATTGAGAACCTATATGTTCCTTTCATTCACGATAAAAGCAACAAAATTATGTCTACAGGCCAGAGGAAGCAGAACTGTTTGAGAAGTCTGCACAGCATGCATACCAGCTTTTCCGAGATAAAGCAGCCTTATCCAGATCGATGCCTGTATTTTTCTATTTGGTCCAATCTAGTATTTCTCTCTTGTATTCTTATGTTTTAGCAAGGCTAAAAATTTCTTCTTACCATGTTCCTAGGTCGAAAAGATGGAAGAATTTGCACAAGGCAGAGTCTGGACTGGTAAGGATGCTCATTCTCGTGGTCTAGTAGATGCACTCGGTGGGCTATCCCGAGCTATAGCCATCGCTAAGCAGAAAGCTAATATTCCTCTTGATAGGAAGGTTGGCCTCTAAAACTCTCTTTTGCTTCAGTGAACTCATCATCTTcgtaacaaatctttaaaactcaaaaaaaaaaaaagcacaaagtAGATGATATTTGATACTTTGCTCTTTCTTGTGGTAAATATAGGTAACTCTTGTTGAGCTTTCAAGACCTTCGACATCACTACCAGATATCTTAAGCGGTATAGGAAGCTCGGTGATTGGAGTTGACAGAACATTAAAAGGACTGCTGGATGAATTAACAATCACGGAAGGAGTTCAAGCTCGAATGGATGGAATCATGTTTCAGCAACTAGGCCGAGATTCTTTAGCAGCTCCCATCATTGATTTGCTTAAAGATTACCTCAGCTCTCTCCGATGATTCCAATACTACTATCGAATCTCATtaaaatgaaagtaaaagaaacCGATGAAAGTCTTTAAAGTCAAAactttataaatgaaattaaaactgATATTACTGTAACCAATTGGATATGAAGTTAATGTGAAACAAGGCTTAAACTATTTACAGTTTCAGCTActctcaaacatatatatatatatatatatatatatatataagtactgTACATAAACTTTCTCCCTAAGAAACAACAATGAAAGACCACAATCAACGttattatattatcttcttCGTAGCCTTTCTCTCAATTCCTGCATTCTCCTTAGCTCaggaaaatgttgaaaattGCATAAGAAAAGAGATCGGGTGGACgctctctccttctccttccccATCAAATGTTGTGAAAGATACTCCCTGCGATGAGGTAA from Camelina sativa cultivar DH55 chromosome 7, Cs, whole genome shotgun sequence includes the following:
- the LOC104702103 gene encoding serine protease SPPA, chloroplastic-like, with protein sequence MAKLLLLHAPHVVPRFSSGTMSLISASALCRRPLLVNPQFSHTGPRLRSPYYRRFSTRSFDDSPASSSAEMEMEKGKQEQLRDGVPRDRDEDYPTGETEYVDRNAWESFVVKLRMLFAFPWQRVRKGSVLTMTLRGQISDQLKSRFNSGLSLPQLSENFLKAAYDPRIAGVYLHIEPLSCGWGKVEEIRRHILDFKKSGKFIVGYINICGLKEFYLGCACNELYAPPSAYSFLYGLTVQASFLGGVFEKVGIQPQVQRIGKYKSAGDQLSRKNISEENYEMLSVLLDNIYANWLDGVSDSTGKKREDVESFINQGVYEIEKLKEEGLIKDIRYDDEVISMLKERLGVEKDKKLPTVDYKKYSGVRKWTLGLSGGRDQIAIIRAGGSISRVKGPLSTPGSAIIAEQLIEKIRSVRESKKYKAAIIRIDSPGGDALASDLMWREIKLLAETKPVIASMSDVAASGGYYMAMAANTIVAENLTLTGSIGVVTARFTLAKLYEKIGFNKETISRGKYAELLGAEERPFKPEEAELFEKSAQHAYQLFRDKAALSRSMPVEKMEEFAQGRVWTGKDAHSRGLVDALGGLSRAIAIAKQKANIPLDRKVTLVELSRPSTSLPDILSGIGSSVIGVDRTLKGLLDELTITEGVQARMDGIMFQQLGRDSLAAPIIDLLKDYLSSLR
- the LOC104702102 gene encoding uridine-cytidine kinase C isoform X1, which encodes MALDTSVALSPRRRHGLLRDQVQLIKRKDSGRYEIVPIEDPLSFEKGFYAVIRACQLLAQKNDGLILVGLAGPSGAGKTIFTEKILNFMPSIAIINMDNYNDGSRVIDGNFDDPRLTDYDTLLDNIHGLRDGKPVQVPIYDFKSSSRIGYRTLEVPSSRIVILEGIYALSEKLRPLLDLRVSVTGGVHFDLVKRVLRDIQRAGQEPEEIIHQISETVYPMYKAFIEPDLKTAQIKILNKFNPFSGFQNPTYILKSTKDVTPEQMKAALSKDFKERTEETYDIYLLPPGEDPEACQSYLRMRNRDGKYNLMFEEWVTDRPFIISPRITFEVSVRLLGGLMALGYTIATILKRKSHIFDDDKVIVKTDWLEQLNRTYVQVQGKDRSFVKNVADQLGLEGSYVPHTYIEQIQLERLVNDVLALPDDLKTKLSLDDDTVSSPKEALSRASVDSRLKYLHGESSDLCSDARFNSGVSKSYTNPRHKVLPNLTRLAVNNRMLDARAPASPATLPNQGFITQLSDQISTLNERMDEFTSRIEELNSKIPNRIAASGSQHNLALPIEDGNGSVLPLSSSASQLVRESPLMEEVVLVARGQRQIMHQMDTLSNLLREYVGERTRIERLDSNRTNSTTQNLGSSTVTILLGLAIGCVGIFAYSRLK
- the LOC104702102 gene encoding uridine-cytidine kinase C isoform X2; translated protein: MALDTSVALSPRRRHGLLRDQVQLIKRKDSGRYEIVPIEDPLSFEKGFYAVIRACQLLAQKNDGLILVGLAGPSGAGKTIFTEKILNFMPSIAIINMDNYNDGSRVIDGNFDDPRLTDYDTLLDNIHGLRDGKPVQVPIYDFKSSSRIGYRTLEVPSSRIVILEGIYALSEKLRPLLDLRVSVTGGVHFDLVKRVLRDIQRAGQEPEEIIHQISETVYPMYKAFIEPDLKTAQIKILNKFNPFSGFQNPTYILKSTKDVTPEQMKAALSKDFKERTEETYDIYLLPPGEDPEACQSYLRMRNRDGKYNLMFEEWVTDRPFIISPRITFEVSVRLLGGLMALGYTIATILKRKSHIFDDDKVIVKTDWLEQLNRTYVQVQGKDRSFVKNVADQLGLEGSYVPHTYIEQIQLERLVNDVLALPDDLKTKLSLDDDTVSSPKEALSRASVDSRLKYLHGGVSKSYTNPRHKVLPNLTRLAVNNRMLDARAPASPATLPNQGFITQLSDQISTLNERMDEFTSRIEELNSKIPNRIAASGSQHNLALPIEDGNGSVLPLSSSASQLVRESPLMEEVVLVARGQRQIMHQMDTLSNLLREYVGERTRIERLDSNRTNSTTQNLGSSTVTILLGLAIGCVGIFAYSRLK